In one Gemmatimonadota bacterium genomic region, the following are encoded:
- a CDS encoding phosphoglycerate mutase family protein: protein MRRAKLLVTLAWMAAGAISAQAQQGPTVVVLVRHAEKGAVPANDPPLTEAGVARAKALVAALADTHVDAVIATPTVRTRETARAVAELRGLAIESVALGAKEEHVRAVADAVRKHAGQTVLVVGHSNTIPAIIGALGGPKLSDLCDDQYSNLFTLVLTPGRVQLVRGQYGVPSPPPTENCGNPMR from the coding sequence ATGCGTCGTGCAAAATTGTTGGTCACGCTGGCATGGATGGCGGCTGGCGCGATCTCCGCGCAGGCCCAACAGGGGCCGACGGTCGTCGTCCTCGTCCGTCACGCGGAAAAAGGAGCCGTTCCGGCGAACGACCCTCCGTTGACGGAGGCGGGCGTTGCCCGTGCCAAAGCGCTGGTGGCGGCGTTGGCCGACACGCATGTGGATGCGGTGATTGCCACGCCAACGGTTCGGACGCGGGAGACCGCACGGGCGGTGGCCGAGCTGAGGGGTCTGGCGATTGAGTCCGTAGCGCTCGGCGCCAAGGAGGAACATGTCCGCGCCGTGGCAGACGCGGTGCGGAAGCATGCCGGACAGACCGTGCTCGTGGTGGGGCACAGCAATACGATCCCCGCGATCATCGGGGCGCTCGGGGGGCCCAAGCTCAGCGACCTCTGCGATGACCAATATTCGAACCTTTTCACCCTTGTTCTGACGCCAGGTCGGGTGCAGTTGGTCAGGGGGCAGTATGGGGTGCCATCGCCGCCGCCGACCGAAAACTGCGGCAACCCAATGCGCTGA
- a CDS encoding creatininase family protein, protein MAILAPRRIRLGLLLLVSLGAAYPTRATAQPRRQRPLGVRIADSSWIAAARLLDSGTVVVIPLGAQAKEHGPQLPLGNDYLLAEYFAARVQSAARVVVYPTVNYSFYPSFVEYPGSTTLRLPTARDMIVDIIRTIAAHGPRRFYVLNTGVSTIRALEPARDSLAATGIVMRFTDILNVGKDVEDRIRRQEGGTHADEMETSMMLYMHPEVVHMSLAVKDFHDGKGGLTADSAKAVREGKVWSRSGIFGDATLATRDKGRQLVEAQLRDMLKEIETLRHTPIPQ, encoded by the coding sequence ATGGCCATTTTGGCTCCCCGGCGCATACGGCTCGGCCTGTTGCTGCTTGTGTCCCTCGGCGCGGCGTATCCCACCCGCGCCACCGCGCAGCCACGCCGCCAACGGCCACTCGGCGTTCGCATCGCCGACTCGTCGTGGATCGCGGCCGCGCGGCTCCTCGACAGCGGAACCGTGGTGGTGATTCCGCTTGGCGCACAAGCCAAGGAGCACGGACCACAGCTCCCGCTCGGCAACGACTATTTGCTCGCGGAGTACTTTGCCGCGCGCGTGCAGTCAGCGGCGCGCGTCGTGGTGTACCCCACGGTGAACTACTCGTTTTATCCGTCTTTTGTGGAGTATCCCGGAAGCACCACGCTGCGCCTCCCCACCGCGCGCGACATGATCGTGGACATCATTCGCACCATCGCGGCGCACGGACCGCGGCGTTTTTACGTGCTCAACACCGGCGTGAGCACCATTCGCGCCCTCGAACCCGCGCGCGACTCACTCGCTGCGACCGGCATTGTGATGCGCTTTACCGATATCCTGAACGTTGGCAAGGACGTGGAGGATCGCATCCGCCGGCAGGAAGGCGGCACGCACGCCGACGAGATGGAAACCTCGATGATGCTCTACATGCACCCCGAAGTCGTGCACATGTCGCTGGCCGTCAAAGATTTTCACGACGGCAAGGGCGGACTCACGGCCGACTCGGCGAAAGCCGTGCGCGAAGGCAAGGTATGGTCCCGGAGCGGTATCTTTGGGGACGCAACGCTCGCCACGCGCGACAAGGGACGTCAGTTAGTGGAAGCGCAGCTTCGCGACATGCTCAAAGAGATTGAGACGTTGCGGCATACTCCCATCCCTCAATGA
- a CDS encoding DUF1501 domain-containing protein translates to MSDEIDCGCQEYNALSRRGFVKGAAVAAMFAAVRPEWVPRVVLADSATSTRDIIVNIFMRGGADSLSLVAPFADTNYYSSRPTIAIPRPDSTSVNKGTALDNTFMFGKGMLGLLPAYQASQLAIVHGSGLTYNSRSHFDAQRFIERGKAADLTITSGWLGRHLATTTARTPGAILRGVAVSSGLPDGFDGAPLTLPIADPTNFAIGGSATTAIERGNWLAADYFLDAEPARSKALNVTATLTLLRSLNLGSYQPSNGAAYPNTSFGRALKSSAALIKADVGVEAIEVDIGGWDTHVQEDPIAGVLFKNMQDFANSIGAFWADVMQGNGTYTVTLVAMSEFGRNVKENADAGTDHGRGGAMFVMGKSINGGRVVTNNWLPLAKANLADGQDVPVTIDHRDILAEVALNRLGNPNISTLFPSYTPKNWSITK, encoded by the coding sequence ATGAGCGATGAAATCGATTGCGGGTGTCAGGAGTACAACGCGCTGTCACGGCGTGGATTTGTAAAAGGCGCCGCAGTGGCGGCCATGTTCGCCGCAGTGCGCCCTGAGTGGGTGCCGCGCGTCGTGCTCGCCGACAGTGCGACGAGTACGCGCGACATCATCGTCAACATCTTCATGCGCGGCGGGGCGGATTCGCTGAGCCTCGTGGCGCCCTTTGCCGATACGAATTACTACTCGAGTCGGCCGACCATCGCGATTCCGCGACCGGACAGCACCAGTGTCAACAAAGGCACGGCGCTCGACAATACGTTCATGTTCGGCAAAGGGATGCTCGGGCTCTTGCCTGCATACCAGGCGTCGCAGTTGGCCATCGTCCACGGCAGCGGCCTTACGTATAACTCCCGCTCGCACTTTGACGCGCAACGATTCATCGAACGCGGTAAGGCCGCCGACCTCACCATCACCTCAGGGTGGCTCGGCCGTCATCTGGCGACCACCACGGCGCGCACACCGGGCGCGATTCTCCGCGGTGTTGCCGTGTCGAGCGGGCTCCCCGACGGCTTCGACGGCGCGCCGCTCACGCTTCCCATTGCCGATCCCACGAACTTCGCCATCGGTGGTAGCGCCACGACCGCCATTGAACGCGGCAACTGGCTTGCGGCCGACTACTTTCTCGACGCCGAACCTGCGCGCTCCAAGGCGCTCAATGTCACGGCCACGCTCACCTTGCTCCGCTCGCTCAATCTCGGGAGCTATCAGCCGTCCAACGGCGCCGCGTATCCGAACACGAGCTTCGGTCGCGCGCTCAAGTCATCTGCCGCGCTCATCAAAGCGGATGTGGGGGTCGAGGCGATCGAAGTGGATATCGGCGGCTGGGATACCCACGTGCAGGAAGATCCAATTGCCGGCGTTCTGTTCAAGAACATGCAGGATTTTGCCAACAGCATCGGTGCCTTCTGGGCGGACGTGATGCAGGGCAACGGCACCTATACCGTGACGCTGGTGGCCATGAGCGAGTTCGGTCGCAATGTCAAAGAAAATGCCGACGCCGGCACCGATCATGGCCGCGGCGGCGCCATGTTCGTGATGGGCAAGTCCATCAATGGCGGACGCGTGGTGACCAACAACTGGCTCCCGTTGGCCAAGGCAAATCTCGCGGATGGTCAGGACGTTCCGGTCACCATTGACCATCGCGACATCCTTGCCGAGGTCGCGCTGAACCGCCTCGGCAATCCGAACATCTCGACGCTCTTTCCCAGCTACACGCCCAAAAACTGGAGCATCACGAAGTAG
- a CDS encoding threonine/serine dehydratase yields MSATLVGLDEFRRASEGLRGIALRTPLVPSDALGSRFGVPVYLKPEMLQRAGAFKFRGAYWFVSQLSAAERARGLVAPSSGNHGQAVALAAQLYGVPATIVMPTNAPVAKVEGAKRFGARVVLEGTTTAERMAKAVEIADGEGATLVPPYDHPRIIAGQGTVGLEIAEDMPDVGMVLVPVGGGGLSSGVATAVKLLAPNARLIGVEPAGSPKLTRARAAGEPVVIPANPDGLADGLLAVKIGALPFAHHREYLDDVVTVPDSALAGAMRFLLDRHKLVAEPSGAITVAALLEGIVTPAARTVCVLSGGNIEWNGLQRLLGNG; encoded by the coding sequence ATGTCCGCCACACTTGTCGGGCTCGATGAGTTCCGCCGCGCCTCCGAAGGGCTGCGGGGGATCGCACTGCGTACGCCGCTCGTTCCGTCCGACGCGCTCGGTTCGCGTTTTGGCGTGCCGGTGTATCTCAAACCGGAAATGTTGCAGCGCGCCGGTGCCTTCAAGTTCCGTGGTGCGTACTGGTTTGTGTCGCAACTCTCGGCGGCTGAACGCGCGCGCGGATTGGTGGCGCCCAGTTCCGGCAATCACGGACAGGCGGTGGCACTCGCCGCGCAGTTGTACGGCGTGCCCGCGACCATCGTCATGCCGACCAATGCACCGGTTGCCAAAGTGGAGGGCGCCAAGCGGTTCGGTGCCCGCGTCGTGCTCGAAGGAACGACCACCGCTGAACGCATGGCCAAAGCCGTAGAGATTGCCGACGGCGAGGGGGCGACGCTGGTGCCACCCTACGACCATCCGCGCATTATCGCAGGGCAGGGAACGGTTGGACTCGAAATCGCCGAGGACATGCCGGACGTTGGGATGGTGCTCGTGCCGGTGGGCGGCGGCGGACTGTCGAGCGGCGTGGCCACGGCGGTCAAGTTGCTGGCTCCCAATGCGAGGCTCATCGGCGTGGAGCCCGCCGGCTCTCCGAAGTTGACGCGCGCGCGCGCGGCCGGAGAGCCAGTCGTCATTCCCGCCAATCCGGACGGGCTCGCCGATGGCTTGCTGGCGGTAAAGATTGGGGCGCTTCCCTTTGCGCACCATCGCGAATATCTCGACGACGTGGTCACGGTTCCGGACTCCGCCCTCGCCGGGGCGATGCGCTTCCTACTCGACCGTCACAAACTCGTGGCCGAACCGAGTGGCGCCATCACCGTGGCGGCGTTGCTCGAAGGCATTGTGACACCCGCCGCGCGGACGGTGTGTGTGCTCTCCGGCGGCAACATCGAATGGAACGGCCTGCAGCGGCTGCTTGGCAATGGCTAG